CCGTTTCTCTGGATATTTTCGTGATAACCTTCGCTGCCTGCTTGAGCCCCTCCGCATTAAAGCCCGTAATATCATCGACCATCGTAATAGTGGTGGAAACACCTTTTGTATTCTTGATGATATCGGGGATCATTCCCATATATGCTGACTCTTTAACAGTACCGATACTTGTAAATTCGATTCCTTCGTCAGAACAAATCTTTTCGAAGTTCTGAATAGTACGGATAATCTCATCTTTATCTAAATGTCCGAGAAATTCAGACCAGGAATTCGTTGTAATACGAGGTTCCTGGACCTCATAGCCCTGTCCTTCAAAGATTTTACGAGCATTATTATTAAATGCTGCAGCATCTTTTACCACATGTTCGTCTATAGGATATGAAAGCGTCATTCCATGAGTTATTGTTCGTATTTTCATCATTTTTCCTTGAGTAATTGCTGAAGACGTCGAAGTGCATCTTCCGATGAGATCTGCATCCTGATATATTCCAGAATATCCTGTCGCGCATACTCTTTGTCATCTCGGAGCTGGTTTGCCACCTTAATGATACTGCCAAAAATCGGATCGGGGCTAAACCCTAATGCGATCAGATCTTTACCTTCGATAACATTTTCCGGCTTGTCCCGGTCAACATTAAGCTGCTGAGACCGTTCGATGAGCCACTGTCCGGATTTGAAATTAGTATCATGGTCCCGCAGACGAGTGCCTTTGCCAAGATAATCAGCTTCTGATACAAGCGTGAGTTCGTATATCGTTGCAGGATAGAGCCGTCGTGCCAGTCTCCTGATAGCGCCATCGGTAATCTTTTCTTTCTTCTGAAATTCCGCTTTATAAAACGAGAATGGCGCAAGATGATTCTTCACAAGGGGAATTACTTTCTCTTTTGTGTCATTATCCACACCTATTCTGTTAAGAAATTCACGGGTTGGCACTTCTCCTTCGGATTCATGCTCTGGTGTGGAGATGCGGTCATCTGCTTTTATGGTCGTTGAGGGTTTCCCAAAATCATGGCAAAGAATACTGAGCATGATAACAAATGCTTCTCGAACCCGCATCCGCTCGCGGTGTATGATCTGTGCTCCGGCATTCAGGCAAAGGAGCGTATGTATCCACGCATTTCCTTCAGGATGCCAGAGAGAGTCCTGTTCGGTCCTGTTCAATTCAAAAAGCTCGCTATGATATCTTTCTATAATTCCAAGATCCAGCATGGTCTTTAATCCCAGGGAGGGTTTCATTGATTTGAGCAGCAATTTTTTCCACTCCATCTGAATGCGTTCCTTTGGAAGCTCTGAAAGGCATGGCACCATTTTTTTCATTAAAGAAAAACTCTTCAGTTCGACGACAAGATCAAAGCGTGCAATGAATTGAACACCTCTCATCACACGGAGGGGATCCTCTCCAAATGTCTTCTCATCGACCACTCGAAGCACCCGTTTTTCAAGATCTGCAAGCCCGTGGAACGGGTCGATGAGTACTTCTGTAACAGGATCATACATCATGGCATTAATAGTGAAGTCCCTTCTGCGGACTGCTTCTTTGATATCCATAAAAGGATCGGTATCAACTGCAAATCCCCTGTGCCCTTCACCAACCTTAGAATCCTTTCTGGGAAGAGAGAAATCTATCTCCAATGTACCGTCATAATATTTCAGCACCCCAAAAGATTTGCCCACCTCCATGACCTTGCCGTACTTTTCTACAATTTCCTGAATCGTATCCGGCTGCATGCCATACACTTCGATATCCAGGTCCTTTGTGGGCTTTTTCCCCAGCAGCATATCACGTACACTGCCGCCGACCAGAA
This DNA window, taken from Candidatus Cloacimonadota bacterium, encodes the following:
- a CDS encoding CCA tRNA nucleotidyltransferase, with product MKIPNSYIKKIPRFFTPALSTIPQTVIDIVREIDGQGGKAFLVGGSVRDMLLGKKPTKDLDIEVYGMQPDTIQEIVEKYGKVMEVGKSFGVLKYYDGTLEIDFSLPRKDSKVGEGHRGFAVDTDPFMDIKEAVRRRDFTINAMMYDPVTEVLIDPFHGLADLEKRVLRVVDEKTFGEDPLRVMRGVQFIARFDLVVELKSFSLMKKMVPCLSELPKERIQMEWKKLLLKSMKPSLGLKTMLDLGIIERYHSELFELNRTEQDSLWHPEGNAWIHTLLCLNAGAQIIHRERMRVREAFVIMLSILCHDFGKPSTTIKADDRISTPEHESEGEVPTREFLNRIGVDNDTKEKVIPLVKNHLAPFSFYKAEFQKKEKITDGAIRRLARRLYPATIYELTLVSEADYLGKGTRLRDHDTNFKSGQWLIERSQQLNVDRDKPENVIEGKDLIALGFSPDPIFGSIIKVANQLRDDKEYARQDILEYIRMQISSEDALRRLQQLLKEK